Proteins from one Setaria italica strain Yugu1 chromosome V, Setaria_italica_v2.0, whole genome shotgun sequence genomic window:
- the LOC101766513 gene encoding tubulin beta-5 chain, with protein sequence MREILHIQGGQCGNQIGSKFWEVVCDEHGIDPTGRYVGTSDLQLERVNVYYNEASCGRFVPRAVLMDLEPGTMDSVRTGPYGQIFRPDNFVFGQSGAGNNWAKGHYTEGAELIDSVLDVVRKEAENCDCLQGFQVCHSLGGGTGSGMGTLLISKIREEYPDRMMLTFSVFPSPKVSDTVVEPYNATLSVHQLVENADECMVLDNEALYDICFRTLKLTTPSFGDLNHLISATMSGVTCCLRFPGQLNSDLRKLAVNLIPFPRLHFFMVGFAPLTSRGSQQYRALTVPELTQQMWDAKNMMCAADPRHGRYLTASAMFRGKMSTKEVDEQMINVQNKNSSYFVEWIPNNVKSSVCDIPPRGLSMASTFIGNSTSIQEMFRRVSEQFTAMFRRKAFLHWYTGEGMDEMEFTEAESNMNDLVSEYQQYQDATADEEGEYEDEEAIQDE encoded by the exons ATGAGGGAGATCCTCCACATCCAGGGCGGCCAGTGCGGCAACCAGATTGGCTCCAAGTTCTGGGAGGTGGTGTGCGACGAGCACGGCATCGACCCCACCGGCCGCTACGTTGGCACCTCCGACCTCCAGCTCGAGCGCGTCAACGTCTACTACAATGAGGCCTCATGCGGCCGCTTCGTCCCGCGCGCCGTGCTCATGGACCTCGAGCCTGGTACCATGGACAGCGTCCGCACCGGGCCGTACGGCCAGATCTTCCGCCCTGACAACTTCGTCTTCGGCCAGTCTGGCGCGGGGAACAACTGGGCCAAGGGCCACTACACTGAGGGCGCTGAGCTTATCGACTCTGTGCTTGATGTCGTGAGGAAGGAGGCTGAGAACTGCGACTGCCTGCAAG GCTTCCAAGTTTGCCATTCCCTTGGAGGAGGCACTGGATCTGGAATGGGCACCCTTCTGATCTCAAAGATCAGGGAGGAGTACCCTGATCGGATGATGCTCACATTTTCTGTCTTCCCTTCGCCGAAGGTCTCAGATACTGTTGTTGAGCCATACAATGCAACACTATCTGTCCATCAGTTGGTGGAGAATGCTGATGAGTGCATGGTCCTTGACAATGAGGCTCTTTATGACATTTGCTTCCGTACTCTGAAGCTAACCACTCCTAGCT TTGGAGACTTGAACCACTTGATCAGTGCTACAATGAGTGGTGTCACTTGCTGTCTCCGCTTCCCAGGACAGCTGAACTCTGACCTTCGCAAGCTTGCTGTCAACTTGATCCCCTTCCCTCGTCTCCACTTCTTCATGGTCGGCTTTGCGCCACTCACCTCGCGTGGCTCGCAGCAGTACCGTGCCCTCACCGTCCCTGAGCTGACCCAGCAGATGTGGGATGCCAAGAACATGATGTGCGCTGCTGACCCGCGCCACGGCCGCTACCTCACGGCCTCTGCCATGTTCCGTGGCAAGATGAGCACCAAGGAGGTGGACGAGCAGATGATCAATGTCCAGAACAAGAACTCTTCCTACTTCGTGGAGTGGATCCCCAACAACGTCAAGTCCAGCGTCTGTGACATCCCGCCACGTGGCCTCTCCATGGCCTCCACCTTCATCGgaaactccacctccatccaGGAGATGTTCCGCCGTGTGAGTGAGCAGTTCACTGCTATGTTCAGGAGGAAGGCTTTCTTGCATTGGTACACTGGTGAGGGCATGGACGAGATGGAGTTCACTGAGGCAGAGAGCAACATGAACGACCTGGTGTCCGAGTACCAGCAGTACCAGGATGCCACTGCTGATGAGGAGGGTGAGTACGAGGATGAGGAGGCGATCCAGGACGAGTAA
- the LOC101767333 gene encoding non-specific lipid-transfer protein 4, whose amino-acid sequence MLEAAAAAAAAQSVIKLSCTMRPLVVLGLVLVVAGVALEGAAAAGECGRASADRVALRLAPCISAADDPQSTPTSSCCSAVHTIGQSPSCLCAVMLSRTASAAGIKPEVAITIPKRCNMADRPVGYKCGDYTLP is encoded by the exons ATGTtggaggcggcagcagcagcagcagcagcacaaagTGTAATCAAACTGAGTTGCACTATGAGGCCGCTCGTTGTGCTCGGTCTGGTCCTTGTGGTCGCCGGGGTAGCGctggagggcgccgccgccgccggggagtgCGGGAGGGCCTCCGCTGACAGAGTGGCGCTGCGGCTGGCGCCGTGCATCTCGGCGGCCGACGACCCGCAGTCGACGCCGACGAGCAGCTGCTGCTCGGCCGTGCACACCATCGGGCAGAGCCCCAGCTGCCTCTGCGCCGTCATGCTGTCCCGCACCGCCAGTGCCGCCGGGATCAAGCCGGAGGTCGCCATTACCATCCCAAAGCGCTGCAACATGGCCGATCGCCCCGTCGGCTACAAGTGCGGAG ACTACACGCTGCCCTGA